Proteins encoded together in one Flavobacterium keumense window:
- a CDS encoding gamma carbonic anhydrase family protein, translated as MLIKSVNGKSPIIPEDCYVAENATIVGEVTLGHSCSVWFNAVIRGDVNCITIGDKVNIQDGAVIHCTYQKHPTVIGNNVSIGHNAIVHGCIINDNVLIGMGAIVMDNCVIESNSIVAAGSVITQNTIVESGTIWAGVPAKKVKDINQSDFAGEIERISNNYVMYSNWFKEE; from the coding sequence ATGTTAATCAAATCAGTTAATGGGAAATCACCTATAATCCCCGAAGATTGTTATGTTGCTGAAAATGCGACTATTGTAGGAGAAGTAACTCTAGGACATTCTTGTAGTGTTTGGTTTAATGCAGTTATTAGAGGAGATGTTAATTGTATTACTATAGGTGATAAAGTGAATATTCAGGATGGAGCTGTTATTCATTGTACGTATCAAAAACATCCTACTGTTATAGGGAATAATGTATCTATTGGTCACAATGCGATTGTTCATGGTTGTATTATCAATGACAATGTTTTAATTGGTATGGGAGCTATTGTGATGGATAACTGCGTCATAGAAAGTAATTCAATTGTAGCAGCGGGTTCTGTAATTACTCAAAATACTATAGTAGAATCAGGAACTATTTGGGCAGGAGTTCCAGCTAAAAAGGTGAAAGATATCAATCAATCTGATTTTGCAGGTGAAATTGAACGTATTTCAAATAACTATGTAATGTATTCTAATTGGTTTAAAGAAGAATAG
- a CDS encoding PorP/SprF family type IX secretion system membrane protein produces MYNKLKFLLLVFLIPFSSKAQEGIPVYSDYLTDNYYLLHPSMAGAANCDKLRITGRKQWLGQEDAPELQTISFNSRVGEKSGAGIIVFNDKNGYHSQKGVKLTYAHHIMFSRDEIDLNQLSFGMSVGFIQSQLDETTFTDYDPIVFGQVQKSSYSNVDFGMSYNFLNFYAHVTIQGAIETRRALYSDFESNNLRKYLLSTGYVFGNKDTFLWEPSILFQLIDKTKEKLIDFNIKLHKELPIGTVWGGLSYRRSFEGAQYVTTTGVASQKLQYITPFFGVNYKKFMIAYTYSKVSGPVLFDTGGYHQITLGMNLFCKREHYDCHCPAIN; encoded by the coding sequence GTGTATAATAAGTTAAAATTTTTGCTTCTTGTTTTTTTAATTCCGTTTTCTTCCAAAGCGCAAGAAGGAATACCAGTGTACTCGGATTATTTGACTGACAATTATTATCTTTTACATCCTTCAATGGCAGGAGCTGCTAATTGTGATAAATTAAGAATAACAGGACGTAAACAATGGTTAGGCCAAGAAGATGCGCCAGAATTGCAAACCATAAGTTTTAATAGTCGAGTTGGAGAAAAGTCAGGAGCGGGAATTATTGTTTTTAATGATAAGAATGGGTATCATTCGCAAAAAGGAGTAAAATTGACTTATGCTCATCACATTATGTTTTCTAGAGATGAGATTGATTTAAATCAGCTTTCTTTTGGTATGAGTGTGGGGTTTATTCAAAGTCAATTGGATGAGACTACTTTTACAGATTATGACCCGATTGTTTTTGGGCAAGTTCAAAAGAGTTCTTACTCAAATGTTGATTTTGGGATGTCGTACAATTTCTTGAATTTTTATGCACATGTTACGATTCAAGGTGCTATTGAAACTCGAAGAGCTTTGTATAGTGATTTTGAAAGTAATAATTTAAGAAAATACTTATTGAGTACAGGATATGTTTTTGGTAATAAAGATACTTTCCTTTGGGAACCTTCCATCTTATTTCAATTGATTGATAAGACGAAAGAAAAATTAATCGACTTTAATATTAAACTTCATAAAGAATTACCTATAGGGACTGTTTGGGGTGGATTGTCTTATAGAAGAAGTTTTGAGGGAGCTCAATATGTAACTACAACAGGAGTTGCAAGCCAAAAGTTGCAGTATATCACACCTTTTTTTGGGGTTAATTATAAAAAATTCATGATTGCTTATACGTATTCAAAAGTTTCGGGACCAGTGTTGTTTGACACAGGAGGTTATCATCAAATTACCTTGGGAATGAATTTATTTTGTAAACGAGAACATTACGATTGTCATTGTCCAGCTATTAATTAA
- a CDS encoding NifU family protein yields the protein MTKVTIKETQNPTILKFEFSDFITQNENFEFKNIDEAGASPLAQQLFYLPFVKTVYISGNFIAIERFSIVEWNDVKEAVAEQIEKFVADGGIIIKQDENKAKKQPITVYGETTPNPSALKFVVSRMLTRNAVEFKNIDQTASSPLAKELFKFPYVKEIFIDENYISVTKYDINNWDEITLELRSYIKQFIENGGTVLEENFVQKTIVEETKKSEDFGNLDITSQKIISILEEYVKPAVASDGGNIAFESYDEENKVVKVILQGACSGCPSSTFTLKSGIESLLKTMLNDDTIIVEAANA from the coding sequence ATGACAAAAGTTACCATAAAAGAAACTCAAAATCCAACCATATTAAAATTTGAATTTTCTGATTTTATTACTCAAAATGAAAATTTTGAATTTAAAAATATTGATGAAGCAGGAGCTTCTCCCTTGGCACAACAACTTTTTTATTTACCTTTTGTAAAAACAGTTTATATTTCGGGGAATTTCATCGCAATTGAACGTTTTAGCATTGTAGAATGGAACGATGTAAAAGAGGCTGTTGCTGAACAAATTGAGAAATTTGTTGCTGATGGCGGAATAATCATCAAACAAGACGAGAACAAAGCAAAAAAACAACCCATCACCGTTTACGGAGAAACCACACCAAACCCATCGGCTTTAAAATTTGTAGTAAGCCGAATGCTAACACGAAACGCTGTCGAGTTTAAAAATATTGATCAAACAGCTTCATCACCCTTGGCAAAAGAATTGTTTAAATTCCCTTATGTAAAGGAAATTTTTATTGACGAAAACTACATTTCAGTTACTAAATATGATATTAATAATTGGGATGAAATCACGTTGGAATTACGAAGTTATATCAAACAGTTTATTGAAAACGGAGGAACAGTATTAGAAGAAAATTTTGTTCAAAAAACGATTGTTGAAGAAACTAAAAAGTCAGAGGATTTTGGCAACCTAGATATTACTTCACAAAAAATTATCAGCATTTTAGAAGAGTATGTTAAACCTGCTGTAGCTTCTGATGGTGGTAATATTGCTTTTGAATCCTACGATGAAGAAAATAAAGTAGTGAAAGTGATTTTACAAGGTGCTTGTAGCGGATGCCCTTCTTCTACATTTACTTTAAAAAGCGGAATTGAAAGTTTACTTAAAACAATGCTCAATGACGATACCATTATAGTAGAAGCGGCAAACGCTTAA
- a CDS encoding thioredoxin domain-containing protein, whose product MNELHLETSPYLLQHANNPVFWKAWNSASLAEAKEKNQLIIISIGYSACHWCHVMEHESFENEAVATVMNTHFVNIKVDREERPDVDAVYMKAVQIMTGHGGWPLNIVALPDGRPVWGGTYFRTNEWIDTLEQLQKMYQLAPEKMVDYAEKLHQGIEAISIIQNDGSENSNQKLLLENLVSKWKKSFDWDFGGMARAPKFMMPNNYQFLLRYAHQNKDAELLEFVNLTITKMGYGGIFDTVDGGFSRYSVDLKWHVPHFEKMLYDNGQLISLYSDAYKLTQNPLYKEIIEKSLDFVKKEWKTAEGGFFSALDADSLNDKNHLAEGAFYVWKIPQLKTILKEDFYLFSQVFNINSFGLWEDENYVLIQNQSIETIAKLNQLTTTELETKKKIWERLLYNEREKRSKPRLDDKCLTSWNALMLKGYIDAFKALGNQEYLDIALENANFIIKKLWSNEGNLFHSYKNEKSTINGYLEDYCFVIAAFIALYEVTFEEKWLYDAKQLTDYTLEHFYDEQQAFFRFTSDKDEALISVHFETEDNVIPASNSVMAKNLYQLSIYFDNSYYEKVAKQMLTILLPNIDYPSAYSNWLDLALTISEQNKELAICGTDAREINKMIRALYFPNVIIAGNEKPSRLPFLQNRFVEGKSLFYVCQNKTCQLPLEDFQEVINQLS is encoded by the coding sequence ATGAACGAGCTTCACTTAGAAACCAGTCCTTATTTACTACAACACGCCAATAATCCAGTCTTTTGGAAAGCCTGGAATAGCGCTTCTTTGGCTGAAGCCAAAGAAAAAAACCAACTTATCATTATCAGCATTGGTTACTCAGCTTGTCATTGGTGTCACGTAATGGAACATGAAAGTTTTGAAAATGAAGCCGTAGCTACCGTAATGAACACTCATTTCGTTAATATTAAAGTAGATCGAGAAGAACGTCCTGATGTAGATGCTGTGTACATGAAAGCGGTACAAATCATGACAGGTCACGGTGGTTGGCCTTTAAATATTGTAGCACTCCCTGACGGTCGACCTGTTTGGGGTGGCACTTATTTTAGAACGAACGAATGGATAGATACTTTGGAACAGTTGCAAAAAATGTATCAATTGGCACCTGAAAAAATGGTAGACTATGCCGAAAAATTGCATCAAGGAATTGAAGCTATTTCCATAATCCAAAATGACGGTAGTGAAAATTCCAATCAAAAATTGCTTTTAGAAAATTTAGTCTCCAAATGGAAAAAGAGTTTTGATTGGGATTTTGGTGGCATGGCAAGAGCGCCAAAATTCATGATGCCCAACAATTATCAATTCCTACTTCGTTATGCTCATCAAAATAAGGACGCTGAATTGTTAGAATTTGTGAATCTCACTATAACAAAAATGGGATATGGCGGAATTTTTGACACTGTTGATGGCGGATTTTCTCGCTATTCAGTTGATTTAAAATGGCATGTGCCTCATTTTGAAAAAATGTTATACGACAATGGACAACTGATTTCATTGTACAGCGACGCATACAAGTTGACACAGAATCCACTGTATAAAGAAATCATTGAGAAATCATTAGATTTTGTAAAAAAAGAATGGAAAACTGCTGAAGGCGGATTCTTTTCTGCTTTGGATGCTGATAGTTTGAATGACAAAAACCATTTAGCAGAAGGTGCTTTTTATGTTTGGAAAATTCCTCAATTAAAGACAATTCTAAAGGAGGATTTTTACTTATTCAGTCAAGTGTTCAATATTAATTCTTTTGGCTTATGGGAAGATGAAAATTATGTTTTAATTCAGAATCAAAGTATCGAAACTATTGCCAAACTCAATCAACTTACTACAACTGAATTAGAAACCAAAAAGAAAATCTGGGAGCGACTACTTTATAACGAAAGAGAAAAACGATCTAAACCAAGATTAGATGATAAATGTCTAACTTCTTGGAATGCCTTAATGCTAAAAGGATATATTGATGCTTTTAAAGCATTAGGAAACCAAGAATATCTCGATATTGCCCTTGAAAATGCCAACTTCATCATCAAAAAGCTGTGGTCAAATGAAGGAAATTTATTCCACAGTTATAAAAATGAGAAAAGCACCATAAATGGTTATTTAGAAGATTATTGTTTTGTAATTGCAGCTTTTATTGCTTTATATGAAGTCACATTTGAAGAAAAATGGCTTTACGATGCCAAGCAACTTACGGATTATACCCTAGAACATTTTTACGATGAGCAACAAGCATTTTTTAGATTCACTTCGGATAAAGACGAAGCGTTAATCAGTGTGCATTTTGAAACGGAAGACAATGTAATTCCGGCTTCCAACTCAGTGATGGCAAAAAACCTATACCAACTCAGTATCTATTTTGACAACTCGTATTACGAAAAGGTAGCCAAACAAATGCTCACTATTCTTTTACCTAATATCGATTATCCATCGGCTTATTCCAATTGGTTGGATTTGGCTTTAACTATATCTGAACAAAATAAAGAATTGGCTATTTGTGGAACAGATGCAAGAGAAATAAACAAAATGATTAGAGCTTTATATTTTCCGAATGTAATTATTGCAGGGAACGAAAAACCATCGCGCTTGCCTTTCTTACAAAATCGTTTTGTTGAAGGTAAATCCCTCTTTTATGTTTGCCAAAACAAAACGTGCCAATTACCTTTGGAAGATTTTCAAGAAGTGATTAACCAACTTTCTTAG
- the tsaB gene encoding tRNA (adenosine(37)-N6)-threonylcarbamoyltransferase complex dimerization subunit type 1 TsaB, with protein sequence MHYILNIETATKNCSVALAKDGQTILCNEIAEEGYSHAEQLHVLIEKTLLEAGICFQNLKAVAVSQGPGSYTGLRIGVSAAKGLCFTLDIPLIAVDTLQVLASQVKVTEGLIVPMIDARRMEVYSAIFNSKLEKRREVRAEIITENSFDTISGTVYFVGDCADKCKAVLTKPNFIFLEEIKYPSAKEMSVLSFFKFQNNEFEDVAYFEPYYLKDFMITTSKKVG encoded by the coding sequence TTGCATTATATTTTAAATATAGAAACGGCTACAAAAAACTGTTCTGTAGCTTTGGCAAAAGATGGGCAAACTATTCTTTGTAATGAAATTGCAGAAGAGGGGTATTCTCATGCAGAACAGTTACATGTCCTTATTGAAAAAACCTTACTAGAAGCAGGGATTTGTTTCCAAAATCTAAAAGCAGTTGCAGTGAGTCAAGGTCCGGGTTCTTATACGGGATTACGAATAGGAGTTTCTGCCGCTAAAGGTTTGTGTTTTACCTTAGATATTCCTTTAATTGCGGTAGATACTTTGCAAGTGTTAGCCTCTCAAGTAAAAGTCACAGAAGGATTAATTGTTCCAATGATCGATGCTCGAAGAATGGAAGTGTATAGTGCTATTTTTAATTCCAAATTAGAAAAGCGACGTGAGGTTCGGGCGGAAATTATTACTGAAAATTCTTTTGACACAATTTCGGGAACGGTTTATTTTGTTGGCGATTGCGCCGATAAATGTAAAGCTGTTTTAACAAAACCTAATTTTATTTTCTTAGAAGAGATTAAATACCCTTCGGCAAAAGAGATGAGTGTTTTGAGTTTCTTTAAATTCCAAAATAATGAATTTGAAGATGTAGCTTATTTTGAACCGTATTATTTAAAAGATTTTATGATTACTACTTCTAAGAAAGTTGGTTAA
- a CDS encoding efflux RND transporter periplasmic adaptor subunit, with protein MSKKTLYLLIGGAVALITLLIVLSKTGVIGNKDEGKEIETVSVATSTIVETVSATGKIQPEIEVKIASMVSGEIIELPIKEGQVVKKGDLLVKINPDLYTSGLNRAQANLSGTKSGLQQADASFNEAKANYERNRILFQKGIISKADWDKSVASFEVAKSNKESAYYNVKSASATVNEAKDNLGRTVIYAPADGTVSVLNVELGERVLGTQQMAGTEILRVANLNNMEVEVDVNENDIVKIKVGDEAKVEVDAYLKKEFRGVVTSIANSASSALTADQVTNFKVKVRILKESYQDLLAGKPSTYSPFRPGMTATVDIITKTKKNVLAVPISSVVVKSDTAAVKEIKVEDPEEQKAAPKSDKKMECVFVKVGNKAKIKVIKTGIQDDTNIEVVTGLKKGDVVITGPYTTVSKELNSGDKVKIKKDKK; from the coding sequence ATGTCAAAGAAAACCTTATACCTTTTAATAGGTGGAGCAGTCGCTTTAATTACATTGTTAATCGTTTTGTCAAAAACGGGAGTAATTGGAAATAAAGATGAAGGTAAAGAAATTGAAACAGTAAGCGTAGCTACCTCTACCATTGTCGAGACAGTTTCTGCTACAGGTAAAATTCAGCCAGAAATTGAAGTTAAAATTGCATCAATGGTTTCGGGTGAAATTATTGAGTTGCCAATTAAAGAAGGTCAAGTTGTAAAAAAAGGAGATCTCTTAGTTAAAATCAATCCAGACTTATATACCTCTGGTCTGAATAGAGCTCAAGCTAATTTATCGGGAACCAAATCTGGTTTGCAACAAGCGGATGCTAGTTTTAATGAAGCGAAAGCAAATTATGAAAGAAACAGAATATTGTTCCAAAAAGGTATTATTTCTAAAGCAGATTGGGATAAATCAGTTGCTTCGTTTGAAGTCGCAAAGTCGAATAAAGAATCGGCGTATTATAATGTAAAAAGTGCCTCAGCTACTGTAAATGAAGCCAAAGATAATTTAGGAAGAACAGTAATTTATGCGCCTGCAGATGGAACAGTATCTGTTTTGAATGTGGAATTAGGAGAACGGGTTTTAGGAACACAACAAATGGCTGGAACTGAAATTTTACGAGTAGCTAATTTGAACAATATGGAAGTTGAAGTAGATGTAAATGAAAATGATATTGTTAAAATAAAAGTAGGCGATGAAGCTAAAGTGGAAGTAGATGCTTATTTGAAAAAAGAATTCAGAGGAGTGGTTACGAGTATTGCTAATTCAGCAAGTTCCGCTTTAACAGCTGATCAAGTGACTAATTTTAAAGTGAAAGTGCGCATTCTAAAAGAATCATACCAAGATTTATTAGCAGGTAAACCATCCACTTATTCACCATTTAGACCAGGAATGACAGCTACTGTTGATATTATAACGAAAACAAAAAAGAATGTTTTAGCAGTGCCAATTAGTTCGGTTGTGGTAAAATCAGACACCGCGGCTGTAAAAGAAATTAAAGTAGAAGATCCAGAAGAGCAAAAAGCAGCCCCTAAAAGTGATAAAAAAATGGAGTGTGTTTTCGTAAAAGTAGGAAATAAAGCTAAAATTAAGGTAATTAAAACCGGTATTCAGGACGATACTAATATTGAAGTTGTAACTGGACTTAAAAAAGGAGATGTGGTAATAACAGGACCTTATACAACAGTATCTAAAGAATTAAATTCTGGGGATAAAGTAAAAATTAAGAAAGATAAGAAGTAA
- a CDS encoding TolC family protein — protein MRNNNCLIYIVILLFGLSIQAQSKKWTLEECVKYALSNNITIKQSELDTKAAIIDTKSALGKFLPSLNASTSHSWNIGLNQDITTGLLRNQTNQYTSAGANVGIDIYKGLQNQNNLRKANLALVASKYQLLKMQEDVALNVANAFLQVLFNKENLKVQREQLAINEKQLARSIELANAGSIPRGDVLDTKANLAQNQQNVVMAENRLLISKLSLAQLLQLKEFEEFDVIDATEIKEDVSILSQSPNTIFEKSKMIRTELKIAQTNLEIAQKNLQIAKGSFQPTLQGYYGFNTRISYADVATISGNSILMQPAPKFWNQFNNNKGQNFGFQLSVPVFNGFATKNNVERSKVNVEKSKIALEQQELDLQRNVFTAFTDAQGALKANESAIIALEARQEAFNYAKEKFAVGLMNAFDFTQAQTLLVNAQSEVLRTKYDYIFKIKILEFYFGIPIIKN, from the coding sequence ATGAGAAACAATAATTGTTTAATTTATATTGTGATCCTTCTTTTTGGATTATCAATTCAGGCGCAATCCAAGAAATGGACACTAGAAGAGTGTGTAAAGTATGCTTTAAGTAATAATATAACGATTAAACAATCAGAACTTGATACTAAAGCGGCTATAATTGATACAAAAAGTGCTTTAGGAAAGTTTTTACCTTCACTTAACGCTAGTACATCTCATTCATGGAATATTGGTTTAAATCAGGATATTACAACGGGTCTTCTGCGAAATCAAACCAATCAATATACATCAGCAGGAGCTAATGTAGGGATTGATATTTATAAAGGGTTACAAAATCAAAACAATTTAAGAAAGGCAAATTTAGCCTTGGTAGCTTCAAAATATCAATTGTTGAAAATGCAAGAAGATGTTGCCTTAAATGTAGCTAATGCTTTTCTTCAAGTACTTTTTAATAAAGAAAATCTTAAAGTTCAACGAGAACAATTAGCCATAAATGAAAAACAATTAGCACGTTCAATTGAATTGGCAAATGCAGGTTCAATTCCTAGGGGGGACGTTTTGGATACAAAAGCTAATTTAGCTCAAAATCAACAGAATGTTGTGATGGCTGAGAATAGACTACTAATTTCTAAATTGAGTTTAGCTCAGTTGTTACAGTTAAAAGAATTTGAAGAATTTGACGTTATTGATGCTACTGAGATAAAAGAGGATGTGTCAATTTTGTCGCAATCTCCGAATACTATTTTTGAAAAGTCAAAAATGATTAGAACAGAGCTAAAAATAGCACAAACAAATTTAGAGATTGCTCAAAAAAATCTTCAAATTGCTAAAGGTTCATTTCAGCCTACTTTGCAAGGGTATTATGGGTTTAACACACGAATTTCGTATGCTGATGTAGCAACAATTTCAGGCAATTCAATTCTGATGCAACCTGCACCAAAATTTTGGAATCAATTTAATAATAACAAAGGGCAGAATTTTGGATTTCAATTATCGGTACCTGTATTTAATGGCTTTGCAACAAAGAATAATGTGGAGCGTTCAAAAGTGAACGTAGAAAAATCAAAAATTGCTTTAGAACAACAAGAGTTAGATTTACAACGAAATGTATTTACCGCTTTTACAGATGCTCAAGGAGCTTTAAAAGCTAATGAGTCAGCTATAATTGCTTTAGAAGCAAGACAAGAAGCTTTTAATTATGCAAAAGAAAAATTTGCGGTAGGATTAATGAATGCATTTGATTTTACACAAGCTCAAACACTATTAGTTAATGCACAATCAGAAGTGTTACGAACGAAATACGATTATATTTTCAAAATTAAAATACTGGAATTTTATTTTGGGATACCAATTATTAAAAACTAA
- a CDS encoding DUF4403 family protein → MERFYNLALLFLLVVVTTNCSTPSKINSFKPEPDDAIPLVYENTPSFINLPITIQLKDIENTTNNLLNGLIYEDNIIEDDNIEIKIWKLAPITIENSSKDTDRKIKTILPLKANVKYRIGTKKMGLALYTIKEFNFNGIITLNSEVELVNWKLNTKTKLESLNWNESPTMVLFGKNVPITFLINSSTTLFKSKIEQKIDESIAKSMDFKSNVVHALEKISIPFQMSEQYESWLRITPTEIYSTNAILKNQTILLDMGIRCIMETLIGKKPETKFNANTIVLKPVAKIPNQITANITAVSNYDEASKILTKNFSGQEFGSGKKKIKVHNVSIWHKNSKMVIGLDVLGSLNGTVYLTGIPKYNETTKEIYFDQMDYALDTKNKLLQTANWLAQGYILNKIQANCHYSIQTNLDEGKISIMAYLKNYSPMAGVFVNGKIEDIQFKRIQLTNQAIIAFLKISGEVNITVDGLK, encoded by the coding sequence ATGGAACGATTTTACAATCTTGCCCTCTTATTCCTATTGGTAGTTGTAACAACTAACTGTTCTACCCCTTCAAAAATAAATTCCTTCAAGCCTGAGCCTGATGATGCTATTCCATTGGTTTACGAAAACACTCCCTCTTTTATCAATTTACCCATCACCATACAGTTAAAAGATATTGAAAACACAACGAATAACCTACTAAACGGCTTAATCTACGAAGATAACATTATTGAAGATGACAATATTGAAATAAAGATTTGGAAACTTGCCCCAATAACAATTGAAAACAGTTCAAAAGATACTGATAGAAAGATAAAAACCATCCTCCCATTAAAAGCAAATGTGAAATATCGGATAGGAACAAAAAAAATGGGACTTGCTTTATACACCATTAAAGAGTTCAATTTCAATGGCATAATTACATTAAATAGCGAAGTGGAACTAGTGAATTGGAAATTGAATACTAAAACCAAATTGGAATCGCTAAATTGGAACGAGAGTCCGACAATGGTACTTTTTGGAAAAAATGTTCCCATAACTTTTCTTATTAACTCTAGTACAACTCTTTTCAAATCGAAAATCGAACAAAAAATTGACGAATCGATTGCCAAATCAATGGATTTTAAATCCAATGTAGTACATGCTTTGGAAAAAATAAGTATTCCTTTCCAAATGAGTGAACAATACGAAAGTTGGCTACGAATTACCCCTACTGAAATTTACAGTACTAATGCCATCCTAAAAAACCAAACAATCCTTTTAGATATGGGGATTAGATGTATCATGGAAACACTAATAGGTAAGAAACCCGAAACAAAATTCAACGCAAATACTATTGTTTTAAAACCTGTAGCCAAAATTCCAAATCAAATCACTGCCAATATCACTGCTGTTTCAAATTATGATGAAGCTTCAAAAATCCTAACGAAGAATTTTTCAGGTCAAGAATTTGGTTCAGGCAAAAAGAAAATCAAAGTTCACAATGTAAGTATTTGGCATAAAAACAGTAAAATGGTAATTGGTTTAGATGTTCTTGGGAGCCTCAATGGAACTGTTTATTTAACAGGTATACCTAAATACAATGAAACTACCAAGGAAATTTATTTTGATCAAATGGATTATGCCTTAGATACTAAAAACAAATTACTCCAAACCGCTAATTGGTTAGCACAAGGCTATATTTTAAATAAAATTCAGGCCAATTGCCACTATTCTATTCAAACTAATTTAGACGAAGGCAAGATAAGCATAATGGCTTATTTGAAAAATTATTCCCCCATGGCAGGGGTTTTTGTTAATGGCAAAATTGAAGATATTCAATTCAAAAGAATACAATTGACTAATCAAGCCATTATTGCATTTTTAAAGATAAGCGGTGAAGTCAATATTACAGTTGATGGATTGAAATAA
- a CDS encoding DUF420 domain-containing protein has translation MKDNSTVDQKYNKLIVFVSVLIPVVVAVLFNVKLNDLGYNVEPLSFLPPIYATINGFTAVVLVSAVLAIKKGNKKLHERLMTFAIVLSLAFLVMYVAYHMTSDSTKFGGEGVIRLVYFFLLISHILLSIAVIPLVLITYVRALAAKFDPHKKIAKITFPIWLYVAVTGVIVYIMIAPYYVH, from the coding sequence ATGAAAGACAATTCAACAGTAGATCAAAAATATAATAAACTCATCGTATTCGTATCTGTATTGATACCTGTGGTGGTAGCAGTTTTGTTTAATGTTAAATTAAATGATTTGGGGTATAATGTGGAGCCGTTATCTTTTTTACCACCAATTTACGCAACAATTAACGGATTTACAGCTGTAGTCTTAGTTAGTGCTGTATTAGCTATTAAAAAAGGGAATAAGAAATTACACGAACGTCTAATGACATTTGCCATTGTTTTGTCATTGGCTTTTTTAGTAATGTATGTTGCTTATCATATGACTTCTGATTCAACAAAGTTTGGAGGAGAAGGAGTAATTCGATTGGTGTACTTCTTTTTGTTGATATCGCATATTCTGTTGTCTATTGCAGTGATACCATTAGTTTTGATTACGTATGTTCGAGCTTTGGCGGCTAAATTTGATCCACATAAAAAAATAGCTAAAATTACTTTTCCAATTTGGTTGTATGTTGCTGTTACGGGAGTAATTGTGTATATAATGATAGCTCCATATTATGTTCATTAA
- a CDS encoding SCO family protein: MKNKSYIGISFIILVFGILVVPKIIDRIQDGAVTSADRLDKVESRLSENESLIKIGPAPKFELINQDNQKISNATYRGKVFVIEFFFTSCPTICPKMNQSMLAIEKQFFGNPNFGIASISIDPEKDSPQVLKDHAKLLGATSSNWHFLTGEKAYIFDLANKGFNLYAGENEKVNGGFEHSGLFALIDKNGNIRCRKDKFGNPILYYDGLDPEGVKDIQEDIKLLLKE; this comes from the coding sequence ATGAAGAATAAGTCTTATATTGGAATATCTTTTATTATTTTAGTTTTTGGAATACTTGTTGTTCCAAAAATTATAGATCGAATACAAGATGGCGCTGTTACTTCAGCAGATAGGCTAGATAAAGTAGAAAGTAGACTTTCTGAAAATGAGAGTTTGATAAAGATTGGTCCAGCACCGAAATTTGAACTTATCAATCAGGATAATCAAAAAATTTCGAATGCTACTTATAGGGGGAAAGTATTTGTAATTGAATTTTTCTTTACAAGCTGTCCTACGATTTGCCCAAAGATGAATCAAAGTATGTTGGCTATTGAAAAACAATTTTTTGGGAATCCAAACTTTGGTATCGCTTCGATTAGTATTGATCCAGAAAAAGATTCGCCTCAGGTATTAAAAGATCATGCTAAATTATTAGGAGCAACATCATCAAATTGGCATTTTCTTACAGGTGAGAAGGCCTATATTTTTGATTTAGCCAATAAAGGGTTTAACTTGTATGCGGGAGAAAATGAAAAGGTGAACGGCGGATTTGAACATTCTGGATTATTTGCATTGATTGATAAAAATGGGAATATTCGTTGTAGAAAAGACAAATTTGGAAATCCAATTTTGTACTATGATGGTTTAGATCCAGAAGGAGTAAAAGACATTCAAGAAGATATTAAATTACTATTAAAAGAATAA